In Acinetobacter sp. C32I, one genomic interval encodes:
- a CDS encoding RnfH family protein, with protein sequence MEQAQQVWVAYASLEQQFHIAVRFNEGMTAQQAIDASGLAEQVSLPELLHLGIFGSKIEADTVLHAGDRVEIYRALTINPKDIRRKRAANNPVGRFIKGNRFRPSSS encoded by the coding sequence ATGGAGCAGGCTCAACAGGTTTGGGTGGCCTATGCATCACTTGAGCAGCAATTTCATATCGCTGTTCGCTTTAACGAAGGTATGACGGCGCAACAGGCTATAGATGCTAGTGGTTTAGCTGAGCAGGTGAGTTTGCCAGAGCTTTTACATTTGGGGATCTTTGGCAGCAAGATTGAAGCAGATACCGTGTTGCATGCGGGTGATCGTGTTGAGATCTATCGTGCGCTTACAATTAATCCAAAAGATATTCGGCGTAAGCGGGCGGCAAACAACCCTGTCGGGCGATTTATTAAAGGCAATCGCTTTAGACCATCAAGCTCATAA